In Falco biarmicus isolate bFalBia1 chromosome 6, bFalBia1.pri, whole genome shotgun sequence, the following are encoded in one genomic region:
- the SERINC1 gene encoding serine incorporator 1: protein MGGVLGLCSMASWIPCLCGSAPCLLCRCCPSGNNSTITRLIYAFFLLLGVSVACVMLIPGMEEQLKKIPGFCDGGMGTTIPGVRGHVNCDVLVGYKAVYRVCFGMAMFFLLFSLLMIKVKSSNDPRAAVHNGFWFFKFATALAISVGAFFIPEGPFTTVWFYVGMAGAFCFILIQLVLLIDFAHSWNESWVEKMEEGNSRCWYAALLSATAVNYLLSLVAIVLFYVYYTHPEGCSENKTFISVNMLLCIGASVMSILPKIQESQPRSGLLQSSVITIYTMYLTWSAMTNEPDRHCNPSLLSIIGYNSTTIPTQGQVVQWWDAQGIVGLVLFLLCVLYSSIRTSNNSQVNKLMLTSDESTLIEDGMPRSDGSLDDGDDVHRAIDNERDGVTYSYSFFHFMLFLASLYIMMTLTNWYSPDSSYETMTSKWPSVWVKISSSWIGIVLYVWTLVAPLVLTNRDFD, encoded by the exons ATACCATGCTTATGTGGAAGTGCCCCGTGCCTGCTCTGCCGATGCTGCCCCAGTGGAAACAACTCCACCATAACACGGCTGATTTATGCATTCTTTTTACTTCTTGGCGTGAGTGTTGCCTGTGTGATGTTAATACCAGGCAtggaagagcagctgaagaag ATTCCTGGGTTTTGTGATGGAGGGATGGGAACAACTATTCCTGGTGTGCGCGGCCACGTGAATTGCGATGTACTAGTTGGTTATAAAGCTGTGTACCGTGTGTGCTTTGGTATGGCCAtgttcttccttctgttctCCTTGTTGATGATCAAAGTGAAGAGCAGCAATGACCCAAGAGCAGCAGTGCACAACGG ATTCTGGTTCTTTAAATTTGCAACAGCACTTGCAATTAGTGTTGGAGCTTTCTTCATACCAGAGGGACCATTTACAACAG tgTGGTTTTACGTAGGTATGGCTGGAGCATTCTGCTTTATTCTTATACAGCTGGTCTTGCTTATTGACTTTGCCCACTCCTGGAATGAGTCTTGGGTTGAAAAAATGGAGGAAGGAAACTCAAGATGCTGGTATGCAG CTTTGCTGTCAGCTACAGCTGTCAATTATCTGCTGTCCCTAGTAGCTATTGTCTTGTTCTATGTTTATTACACTCATCCAGAAGGTTGTTCTGAAAACAAGACGTTCATCAGTGTTAATATGCTGCTGTGTATTGGTGCTTCTGTAATGTCAATTCTGCCGAAGATTCAg GAATCTCAGCCAAGATCTGGTTTGCTGCAGTCTTCTGTGATCACAATTTATACGATGTATTTGACTTGGTCAGCTATGACCAATGAACCAG ATAGGCACTGTAACCCGAGTTTGCTGAGCATCATTGGTTACAACAGCACCACCATTCCAACCCAAGGTCAGGTAGTTCAGTGGTGGGATGCACAAGGAATTGTAggactggttttgtttttgctcTGTGTTCTCTATTCTAG CATCCGAACATCCAACAACAGCCAAGTTAACAAGCTGATGTTGACCAGTGATGAATCCACACTGATAGAGGATGGAATGCCCAGGAGTGATGGCTCCCTTGATGATGGAGATGATGTTCACCGAGCCATAGATAACGAGAGGGATGGAGTTACTTACAGTTACTCCTTCTTTCATTTCATGCTTTTCCTGGCATCACTGTATATCATGATGACGCTTACCAACTGGTACAG TCCGGATTCTTCTTATGAGACTATGACCAGCAAGTGGCCATCTGTCTGGGTGAAGATATCTTCCAGCTGGATTGGCATTGTGCTGTACGTGTGGACACTGGTTGCTCCGCTGGTTCTTACAAACCGTGACTTTGACTAA
- the HSF2 gene encoding heat shock factor protein 2 isoform X1, which yields MKQQQPQPPQPQPPPSAGAGVPAFLSKLWALVGEAPSNQLITWSQNGQSFLVLDEQRFAKEILPKYFKHNNMASFVRQLNMYGFRKVVHVDSGIVKLERDGPVEFQHPYFKQGREDLLEHIKRKVSSSRPEENKIRQEDLSKIISSAQKVQIKQETIESRLSALKRENESLWREVAELRAKHLQQQQVIRKIVQFIVTLVQNNQLVSLKRKRPLLLNTNGPTKSNVFQQIVKEPADSNHHVPLNRNEGLKQREQISDDIIIYDVTEDVGDEENPMGDEENLPITPEANEDTTSDSSNCSHSPDIVIVEDDNEEEYAPVIQGDKSTESVAVPGNDLLSPVSDSTSPLMSSAVQLNNQSTLTAEDPVSMMDSILSENGVISQNINLLGKVELLDYLDSIDCSLEDFQAMLSGRQFSIDPDLLVDLFTSSVQMNPTDHITNTKMEAKGIETTKNNAGAAASQETQVSKPKSDKQLIQYTAFPLLAFLDGNPGSAVESGSSAAETPSCVDKPLEVDELLESSLDPEPTQSKLVRLEPLTEAEASEATLFYLCELAPAPMDTDMPFLDN from the exons atgaagcagcagcagccgcagccgccccagccccagccgccGCCCTCGGCCGGCGCGGGGGTCCCGGCCTTCCTCAGCAAGCTGTGGGCGCTGGTGGGCGAGGCCCCCAGCAACCAGCTCATCACCTGGAGCCAG AATGGCCAGAGTTTCTTGGTGTTGGATGAACAGAGATTCGCAAAAGAGATTCTTCCCAAGTACTTCAAGCACAACAACATGGCAAGCTTTGTCAGACAGTTAAACATGT atggctTCCGTAAAGTTGTCCATGTTGATTCTGGGATTGTCAAACTGGAGCGAGATGGTCCAGTAGAGTTTCAGCACCCATATTTTAAGCAGGGCCGGGAGGACTTGTTGGAACACATTAAAAGGAAG GTTTCTTCTTCGAGacctgaagaaaacaagatacGTCAGGAAGATCTCTCCAAAATAATAAGCAGTGCTCAAAAGGTGCAAATTAAACAAGAGACTATCGAATCTCGGTTATCTGCTTTGAAGAG AGAGAATGAATCCCTTTGGAGAGAAGTGGCAGAACTGAGAGCAAAACActtgcaacagcagcaggttATTCGGAAG ATTGTACAGTTTATTGTTACCTTGGTGCAGAATAACCAACTAGTGAGCCTAAAACGCAAGAG GCCTTTACTTCTGAACACTAATGGGCCTACAAAGTCAAATGTATTTCAGCAGATTGTGAAAGAGCCAGCTGACAGTAACCACCAt GTACCGCTCAACAGAAATGAGGGCTTAAAACAAAGGGAACAGATTTCAGATGACATCATTATTTATGATGTCACTGAGGATGTGGGTGATGAAGAAAATCCCATGGGTGATGAAGAAAATCTTCCCATTACACCAGAAGCAAATGAAGATACCACTTCGGATTCTTCCAA CTGTAGTCATTCTCCCGATATTGTAATTGTGGAAGATGATAACGAGGAAGAATACGCCCCTGTAATTCAAGGTGATAAAAGCACCGAATCAGTTGCTGTCCCAGGTAATGATCTGCTCAGCCCTGTCAGTGACAGTACAAGCCCGCTCATGTCAAGTGCTGTACAGCTGAATAACCAGTCAACTTTAACTGCAGAAGATCCAGTCTCAATGATGGATTCCATACTCAGTGAGAATGGAGTAATTTCACAGAATATAAATCTTCTTGGAAA AGTTGAACTTCTGGATTATCTTGACAGTATCGACTGCAGTTTAGAGGACTTCCAAGCTATGTTATCAGGACGACAGTTCAGCATAGATCCAGATCTCCTGGTCGAT CTTTTTACAAGCTCCGTGCAGATGAATCCCACAGATCATATCACTAATACCAAA ATGGAGGCAAAGGGAATAGAAACCACCAAGAATAATGCTGGTGCAGCGGCTTCACAGGAAACACAAGTTTCTAAGCCCAAATCAG aTAAGCAGCTCATACAGTACACTGCGTTTCCACTCCTTGCATTCCTTGATGGGAACCCAGGCTCCGCTGTGGAGAGCGGGAGCTCCGCAGCTGAAACTCCTTCCTGTGTTGACAAACCCCTGGAAGTGGACGAGCTCCTGGAGAGCAGCCTCGATCCTGAGCCCACCCAGAGCAAACTGGTGCGGCTGGAGCCACTGACGGAGGCAGAAGCAAGCGAGGCCACACTGTTCTATCTATGTGAACTTGCGCCGGCACCCATGGACACAGACATGCCGTTCTTGGATAACTAA
- the HSF2 gene encoding heat shock factor protein 2 isoform X2 produces MKQQQPQPPQPQPPPSAGAGVPAFLSKLWALVGEAPSNQLITWSQNGQSFLVLDEQRFAKEILPKYFKHNNMASFVRQLNMYGFRKVVHVDSGIVKLERDGPVEFQHPYFKQGREDLLEHIKRKVSSSRPEENKIRQEDLSKIISSAQKVQIKQETIESRLSALKRENESLWREVAELRAKHLQQQQVIRKIVQFIVTLVQNNQLVSLKRKRPLLLNTNGPTKSNVFQQIVKEPADSNHHVPLNRNEGLKQREQISDDIIIYDVTEDVGDEENPMGDEENLPITPEANEDTTSDSSNCSHSPDIVIVEDDNEEEYAPVIQGDKSTESVAVPGNDLLSPVSDSTSPLMSSAVQLNNQSTLTAEDPVSMMDSILSENGVISQNINLLGKVELLDYLDSIDCSLEDFQAMLSGRQFSIDPDLLVDMEAKGIETTKNNAGAAASQETQVSKPKSDKQLIQYTAFPLLAFLDGNPGSAVESGSSAAETPSCVDKPLEVDELLESSLDPEPTQSKLVRLEPLTEAEASEATLFYLCELAPAPMDTDMPFLDN; encoded by the exons atgaagcagcagcagccgcagccgccccagccccagccgccGCCCTCGGCCGGCGCGGGGGTCCCGGCCTTCCTCAGCAAGCTGTGGGCGCTGGTGGGCGAGGCCCCCAGCAACCAGCTCATCACCTGGAGCCAG AATGGCCAGAGTTTCTTGGTGTTGGATGAACAGAGATTCGCAAAAGAGATTCTTCCCAAGTACTTCAAGCACAACAACATGGCAAGCTTTGTCAGACAGTTAAACATGT atggctTCCGTAAAGTTGTCCATGTTGATTCTGGGATTGTCAAACTGGAGCGAGATGGTCCAGTAGAGTTTCAGCACCCATATTTTAAGCAGGGCCGGGAGGACTTGTTGGAACACATTAAAAGGAAG GTTTCTTCTTCGAGacctgaagaaaacaagatacGTCAGGAAGATCTCTCCAAAATAATAAGCAGTGCTCAAAAGGTGCAAATTAAACAAGAGACTATCGAATCTCGGTTATCTGCTTTGAAGAG AGAGAATGAATCCCTTTGGAGAGAAGTGGCAGAACTGAGAGCAAAACActtgcaacagcagcaggttATTCGGAAG ATTGTACAGTTTATTGTTACCTTGGTGCAGAATAACCAACTAGTGAGCCTAAAACGCAAGAG GCCTTTACTTCTGAACACTAATGGGCCTACAAAGTCAAATGTATTTCAGCAGATTGTGAAAGAGCCAGCTGACAGTAACCACCAt GTACCGCTCAACAGAAATGAGGGCTTAAAACAAAGGGAACAGATTTCAGATGACATCATTATTTATGATGTCACTGAGGATGTGGGTGATGAAGAAAATCCCATGGGTGATGAAGAAAATCTTCCCATTACACCAGAAGCAAATGAAGATACCACTTCGGATTCTTCCAA CTGTAGTCATTCTCCCGATATTGTAATTGTGGAAGATGATAACGAGGAAGAATACGCCCCTGTAATTCAAGGTGATAAAAGCACCGAATCAGTTGCTGTCCCAGGTAATGATCTGCTCAGCCCTGTCAGTGACAGTACAAGCCCGCTCATGTCAAGTGCTGTACAGCTGAATAACCAGTCAACTTTAACTGCAGAAGATCCAGTCTCAATGATGGATTCCATACTCAGTGAGAATGGAGTAATTTCACAGAATATAAATCTTCTTGGAAA AGTTGAACTTCTGGATTATCTTGACAGTATCGACTGCAGTTTAGAGGACTTCCAAGCTATGTTATCAGGACGACAGTTCAGCATAGATCCAGATCTCCTGGTCGAT ATGGAGGCAAAGGGAATAGAAACCACCAAGAATAATGCTGGTGCAGCGGCTTCACAGGAAACACAAGTTTCTAAGCCCAAATCAG aTAAGCAGCTCATACAGTACACTGCGTTTCCACTCCTTGCATTCCTTGATGGGAACCCAGGCTCCGCTGTGGAGAGCGGGAGCTCCGCAGCTGAAACTCCTTCCTGTGTTGACAAACCCCTGGAAGTGGACGAGCTCCTGGAGAGCAGCCTCGATCCTGAGCCCACCCAGAGCAAACTGGTGCGGCTGGAGCCACTGACGGAGGCAGAAGCAAGCGAGGCCACACTGTTCTATCTATGTGAACTTGCGCCGGCACCCATGGACACAGACATGCCGTTCTTGGATAACTAA
- the HSF2 gene encoding heat shock factor protein 2 isoform X4 produces MASFVRQLNMYGFRKVVHVDSGIVKLERDGPVEFQHPYFKQGREDLLEHIKRKVSSSRPEENKIRQEDLSKIISSAQKVQIKQETIESRLSALKRENESLWREVAELRAKHLQQQQVIRKIVQFIVTLVQNNQLVSLKRKRPLLLNTNGPTKSNVFQQIVKEPADSNHHVPLNRNEGLKQREQISDDIIIYDVTEDVGDEENPMGDEENLPITPEANEDTTSDSSNCSHSPDIVIVEDDNEEEYAPVIQGDKSTESVAVPGNDLLSPVSDSTSPLMSSAVQLNNQSTLTAEDPVSMMDSILSENGVISQNINLLGKVELLDYLDSIDCSLEDFQAMLSGRQFSIDPDLLVDLFTSSVQMNPTDHITNTKMEAKGIETTKNNAGAAASQETQVSKPKSDKQLIQYTAFPLLAFLDGNPGSAVESGSSAAETPSCVDKPLEVDELLESSLDPEPTQSKLVRLEPLTEAEASEATLFYLCELAPAPMDTDMPFLDN; encoded by the exons ATGGCAAGCTTTGTCAGACAGTTAAACATGT atggctTCCGTAAAGTTGTCCATGTTGATTCTGGGATTGTCAAACTGGAGCGAGATGGTCCAGTAGAGTTTCAGCACCCATATTTTAAGCAGGGCCGGGAGGACTTGTTGGAACACATTAAAAGGAAG GTTTCTTCTTCGAGacctgaagaaaacaagatacGTCAGGAAGATCTCTCCAAAATAATAAGCAGTGCTCAAAAGGTGCAAATTAAACAAGAGACTATCGAATCTCGGTTATCTGCTTTGAAGAG AGAGAATGAATCCCTTTGGAGAGAAGTGGCAGAACTGAGAGCAAAACActtgcaacagcagcaggttATTCGGAAG ATTGTACAGTTTATTGTTACCTTGGTGCAGAATAACCAACTAGTGAGCCTAAAACGCAAGAG GCCTTTACTTCTGAACACTAATGGGCCTACAAAGTCAAATGTATTTCAGCAGATTGTGAAAGAGCCAGCTGACAGTAACCACCAt GTACCGCTCAACAGAAATGAGGGCTTAAAACAAAGGGAACAGATTTCAGATGACATCATTATTTATGATGTCACTGAGGATGTGGGTGATGAAGAAAATCCCATGGGTGATGAAGAAAATCTTCCCATTACACCAGAAGCAAATGAAGATACCACTTCGGATTCTTCCAA CTGTAGTCATTCTCCCGATATTGTAATTGTGGAAGATGATAACGAGGAAGAATACGCCCCTGTAATTCAAGGTGATAAAAGCACCGAATCAGTTGCTGTCCCAGGTAATGATCTGCTCAGCCCTGTCAGTGACAGTACAAGCCCGCTCATGTCAAGTGCTGTACAGCTGAATAACCAGTCAACTTTAACTGCAGAAGATCCAGTCTCAATGATGGATTCCATACTCAGTGAGAATGGAGTAATTTCACAGAATATAAATCTTCTTGGAAA AGTTGAACTTCTGGATTATCTTGACAGTATCGACTGCAGTTTAGAGGACTTCCAAGCTATGTTATCAGGACGACAGTTCAGCATAGATCCAGATCTCCTGGTCGAT CTTTTTACAAGCTCCGTGCAGATGAATCCCACAGATCATATCACTAATACCAAA ATGGAGGCAAAGGGAATAGAAACCACCAAGAATAATGCTGGTGCAGCGGCTTCACAGGAAACACAAGTTTCTAAGCCCAAATCAG aTAAGCAGCTCATACAGTACACTGCGTTTCCACTCCTTGCATTCCTTGATGGGAACCCAGGCTCCGCTGTGGAGAGCGGGAGCTCCGCAGCTGAAACTCCTTCCTGTGTTGACAAACCCCTGGAAGTGGACGAGCTCCTGGAGAGCAGCCTCGATCCTGAGCCCACCCAGAGCAAACTGGTGCGGCTGGAGCCACTGACGGAGGCAGAAGCAAGCGAGGCCACACTGTTCTATCTATGTGAACTTGCGCCGGCACCCATGGACACAGACATGCCGTTCTTGGATAACTAA
- the HSF2 gene encoding heat shock factor protein 2 isoform X3 has product MKQQQPQPPQPQPPPSAGAGVPAFLSKLWALVGEAPSNQLITWSQNGQSFLVLDEQRFAKEILPKYFKHNNMASFVRQLNMYGFRKVVHVDSGIVKLERDGPVEFQHPYFKQGREDLLEHIKRKVSSSRPEENKIRQEDLSKIISSAQKVQIKQETIESRLSALKRENESLWREVAELRAKHLQQQQVIRKIVQFIVTLVQNNQLVSLKRKRPLLLNTNGPTKSNVFQQIVKEPADSNHHVPLNRNEGLKQREQISDDIIIYDVTEDVGDEENPMGDEENLPITPEANEDTTSDSSNCSHSPDIVIVEDDNEEEYAPVIQGDKSTESVAVPEDPVSMMDSILSENGVISQNINLLGKVELLDYLDSIDCSLEDFQAMLSGRQFSIDPDLLVDLFTSSVQMNPTDHITNTKMEAKGIETTKNNAGAAASQETQVSKPKSDKQLIQYTAFPLLAFLDGNPGSAVESGSSAAETPSCVDKPLEVDELLESSLDPEPTQSKLVRLEPLTEAEASEATLFYLCELAPAPMDTDMPFLDN; this is encoded by the exons atgaagcagcagcagccgcagccgccccagccccagccgccGCCCTCGGCCGGCGCGGGGGTCCCGGCCTTCCTCAGCAAGCTGTGGGCGCTGGTGGGCGAGGCCCCCAGCAACCAGCTCATCACCTGGAGCCAG AATGGCCAGAGTTTCTTGGTGTTGGATGAACAGAGATTCGCAAAAGAGATTCTTCCCAAGTACTTCAAGCACAACAACATGGCAAGCTTTGTCAGACAGTTAAACATGT atggctTCCGTAAAGTTGTCCATGTTGATTCTGGGATTGTCAAACTGGAGCGAGATGGTCCAGTAGAGTTTCAGCACCCATATTTTAAGCAGGGCCGGGAGGACTTGTTGGAACACATTAAAAGGAAG GTTTCTTCTTCGAGacctgaagaaaacaagatacGTCAGGAAGATCTCTCCAAAATAATAAGCAGTGCTCAAAAGGTGCAAATTAAACAAGAGACTATCGAATCTCGGTTATCTGCTTTGAAGAG AGAGAATGAATCCCTTTGGAGAGAAGTGGCAGAACTGAGAGCAAAACActtgcaacagcagcaggttATTCGGAAG ATTGTACAGTTTATTGTTACCTTGGTGCAGAATAACCAACTAGTGAGCCTAAAACGCAAGAG GCCTTTACTTCTGAACACTAATGGGCCTACAAAGTCAAATGTATTTCAGCAGATTGTGAAAGAGCCAGCTGACAGTAACCACCAt GTACCGCTCAACAGAAATGAGGGCTTAAAACAAAGGGAACAGATTTCAGATGACATCATTATTTATGATGTCACTGAGGATGTGGGTGATGAAGAAAATCCCATGGGTGATGAAGAAAATCTTCCCATTACACCAGAAGCAAATGAAGATACCACTTCGGATTCTTCCAA CTGTAGTCATTCTCCCGATATTGTAATTGTGGAAGATGATAACGAGGAAGAATACGCCCCTGTAATTCAAGGTGATAAAAGCACCGAATCAGTTGCTGTCCCAG AAGATCCAGTCTCAATGATGGATTCCATACTCAGTGAGAATGGAGTAATTTCACAGAATATAAATCTTCTTGGAAA AGTTGAACTTCTGGATTATCTTGACAGTATCGACTGCAGTTTAGAGGACTTCCAAGCTATGTTATCAGGACGACAGTTCAGCATAGATCCAGATCTCCTGGTCGAT CTTTTTACAAGCTCCGTGCAGATGAATCCCACAGATCATATCACTAATACCAAA ATGGAGGCAAAGGGAATAGAAACCACCAAGAATAATGCTGGTGCAGCGGCTTCACAGGAAACACAAGTTTCTAAGCCCAAATCAG aTAAGCAGCTCATACAGTACACTGCGTTTCCACTCCTTGCATTCCTTGATGGGAACCCAGGCTCCGCTGTGGAGAGCGGGAGCTCCGCAGCTGAAACTCCTTCCTGTGTTGACAAACCCCTGGAAGTGGACGAGCTCCTGGAGAGCAGCCTCGATCCTGAGCCCACCCAGAGCAAACTGGTGCGGCTGGAGCCACTGACGGAGGCAGAAGCAAGCGAGGCCACACTGTTCTATCTATGTGAACTTGCGCCGGCACCCATGGACACAGACATGCCGTTCTTGGATAACTAA